Within Phaeodactylum tricornutum CCAP 1055/1 chromosome 26, whole genome shotgun sequence, the genomic segment CGCCACCGTTGGCACTCTGGATTGGACCGGCGCTCGTGTGTGCCTTGGCCTACGCACTCTACAACATCTTTATCAAGAAAGGCTCGGCGTCAATTCATCCCGTCCTCGGCGGTGTCATTTTACAGTTCGTCGCGGCCTTGTTGGGAATCCTCCTACTGTCGGTCCTCGTGTGGCGAGACGGTGGTACGGAAGACCTCCAGTACGATCTACCCGGCGTTCAATGGGCCATTTGTGCAGGTGTGGCCGTGGGATCGGCCGAGATTTTGTCCTTTATCGTTTCCGGTATGGGTGTACAAGCCATGCAGAGTATACCTATTATTATTGGTGGGTCGGTCTTGTTCGGGACCGTTTTGGGTTATTCCGTTCTGCAGGAAATGCTGACCTACCGCGGATGGTTGGGTGTTGTGTTGATTGCGGCAGGGATTGCTCTAGTGGGGACCGACCCGGGGGGTGCGGGAAGTGTGCATTGAGTGTGAGTGAGTGTGAACGGTTTTAATAGGGAGGACCGATTGACAAATGTCGAGCTTGTGTGTTCCCAATAGTGGTGCTACAGTTTCACTAGGATTCCACCGACAGTGATTAGCCCTCACGGAGAGACAATCCTTCCACAAGGGGTTAAAAAATAGACCATACACGAGAGTCGAGCAGTACATTAGCCAGCAAACACGAACTctagtgactgtgaatgctaACGCAAAAGAAATAACTTGTGTTTTGGATGGGTTCCGAAACAAAACGCAGTGTTGGTAGTTGGAGTATTAGTACGTTCGTGTGCTTCTACCATCGGTCTTGTACTTGCTTCTTGACGAATTCGTAAACGGTAAAGCCAATCATGGAGGCGGGTATCGACCGCACCAGTTTCAAGCCAAATCCTCGGTAGAGCCCGGCCACACCTGCGTTTCCTTCGTTCATAATGGCGCGCGCCGTCTCGACGATACCGTGGTTTTCGGTGGGACCGGCGGCTTGAATCCTTGTTTTGATGAGATCGGCGGGGTACCCGACGGCCCAGGCGGCGGTCGCCGCTAGGGCACCGCTGGCGAGAGGTACACTGACGGAATCCTTCCCCAGCGTTTCCTCGAGGCCGTCCTTGGCGACTTCGTAGGTGGCGAACCATACGCCGTGCGGTATGCCGTCACGGAGCAGTGTGGCGTAGAGTCCCCGCCAGGCGGCGGGTTGGGCCCAGTGCGTGAGAACGGCGCCACCGGCGTCCCGCAAGGGGGTACCGCGGACCTGCTGTGAGACTTTGATGAGTTCCACCGGACTCATGAGGAAGGATTGTAGAATTCCACCGGTACAGCCGCCGACGAAAATGGCGGCGAGGCGATCCGCGGAATCCAAGTTTCCGGCGGAGTAGGCTTGTCCGACGCCGTAGCCGCCCATGAGCAGAGCGTTCTGCAAAGGCACGGCGGTAATCATGGGCGAGGCCCCGCGCCAGAGTGCCTGGAATCCAGCAGACTGCGTCAAGTCGAGGGTTGCGGTACgcgcggtggtggtggttgtaGTAGCACGGGTGGTACCGGTGACGAGGGACGAGACCGTCCCGGCCTGTAGCCGTGTCAGTACCGTATCGACGGGTTGGCAAACCAAAACGGCGGCGGCACCCGAACACCAGCCCGCCACGAAATCAATCCACGCGTCCGACAGTGGCATGATGCGTCGATGAAGCTGTAGAAAATCAAAACAGACTAGCAACAATGGGCGTGTGTGCACGTGATGTTTTTTCGAAAGCCCTACTGGTAACGGCTCGTTCAATGAATCCTACCGTTGCGgtggtagtagcagtagtgaTCGCTTTTGGGGACGGAGCCAACGATGGACAACAAATAGTTAACGTACTGTAGTTGTAGTTGTACCGGTAAATGGTAGGACGGATTCCCTGCCGCTAGAGGGTATGGCAAAATGGGGCGTGCAGTGTCACACTTGTCAATCAGTGTCAGTCTAGCGGTGTATGTTTGTTTGAACTCTGGGCCGTCGACGGCGAGGGAACGGATTTTACTACTTGCCCTTACATTCATTGTAAGGATAGAAGTTACCGTTGCAGTTATGTTTGTATAAGTCGCAGTGGTGgttctgacagtgaccgGTAGTATCGGTCAATGCAGAATAGGGCAGGGTTGGTCCACGTGGTTGTTGACGATTCTCGCTGGAGGTGTGTGACACAGGTGTGGTACACTGGTTTTGCTGCCGACAAAATGTTCGGCACCCACGACATCAGCGAACGAGTCGATGATTTTGAAATAGTAGTATCGGTGAGTGTGCTATTTACAACCAGGTGAGTACGCGTGTGGCTAACAGTAGGTAGGTCGGTAGGATACGCGTTACCCGAACATCGCGCGGGtgcgttcactgtcacactCGTCGGACGATCGATCCGTGTCTCCGTCACAATATCACACAGTCCGGTGTCGACGACGTCGAATTTCCTTCCGTCCCTACCAAACTTCCGTGTGAGAAGTCGGAATTTTGGTGTTTCGGCCACTGGACTGGTCGGAGAGCTGATTCGTTCTATACGGAAAGTGATCGGGGAATGGGTCACACTCGAATGGTTGAATGgtgactgacagtgactgcTTGTCTTTACTTAGAGAATGGACAGATCTCCTCCCCGTTGCTTCAACTAATTGTGTGTCCAGAGTACGAACACCGATGGTGGGATAGGTTCCTTTGCTAGAATACTCTTGCGTAGAAAAAGTACCATCTGTTAGGGAGGATGGATCTCATTGACACAGTGAACGTCGCATTTCAGGACCCATACGCCACTCCATACCAGTTCGTTCGGGGGAAAGAAAATCCACAAGTAGCCGTAAGTACAGCAGTTCGTTGGCTCGAGTGAACGACACTTACCGACGGTGTCATAAAAAGCAATCGACACCACTATCaacaacacacacacacacacacacacaaacaccaCACATTCCTCAAGGTCCGTTGGTTGCGTTGCGCTGTTTCGGTTCACTGCCTCTACTTACCTACTCACCTGCGTACACACGTGCTcacttccttttccttccagCGTTCCCCCATGGTTGCTTCGTTTTCAATGGGCCGAAACTCGGCGACGTGGTCGGTGTCACCGTGCACCCGCATTCTTCTACTGACGCTCGCAACGTGGAACACGTTACCATCACTCGTCCAAGCCGAGTGCTTGGCCAATACGGAGTTCAACGACTTTTTCGAAGGCCTCGTGGGAGCACCCATTCCCAGTGAAGGCTCGTGCTGCATGTTTGACGTGTGCGGACTCGAATGTCCCGTCGATGTGCCCGAACCCAGTAACGGTACGTTCCAAAGGTGCTGCCGTCCAGCTCTCGGGCGATGGATGGATCTAGTATTTCGTCCCTTGTTCCGGGGTCGAtcgacacacacacacacacacacacacacctTTCTTTCTACCCAACGATACGATACGGTCAAAGTCTGCCCACAGAAAAAACAGACACGTGCCTTGGCTCGTGGACAGGATTGGCAGTCGCCCCTTGTATTTACTAGGAATGCAACGAATCCTATCCATTCTCACCTGTGCCTGTTGTGTTCTTTGACAGGCTTTGGAATTGCCGTGGCCATTAGCATCGTCATCTCCTTCTTGATCGGCATCGCCACCTTCTTTGTTGTCAAGGGACAGTCCGTCaacttcttcgtcgccggTCGGTCGCTCCCGTTATGGATCGTATCCATGACGCTCGCGGCCCAATCGATCGACTCCAACGCCATCCTCGGGAACGCCGATTTGTCCTACAAGTTTGGCTTTTACGACGGCGCCGTCATTCCCATTG encodes:
- a CDS encoding predicted protein encodes the protein MGQSSSHPAQKSPSAAFGRLRIDSPRPGRPSHRGSTLNTGRTASLQGMPAAWERSPLLGRELASVPSDVSSANGSPPLALWIGPALVCALAYALYNIFIKKGSASIHPVLGGVILQFVAALLGILLLSVLVWRDGGTEDLQYDLPGVQWAICAGVAVGSAEILSFIVSGMGVQAMQSIPIIIGGSVLFGTVLGYSVLQEMLTYRGWLGVVLIAAGIALVGTDPGGAGSVH
- a CDS encoding predicted protein, which translates into the protein MPLSDAWIDFVAGWCSGAAAVLVCQPVDTVLTRLQAGTVSSLVTGTTRATTTTTTARTATLDLTQSAGFQALWRGASPMITAVPLQNALLMGGYGVGQAYSAGNLDSADRLAAIFVGGCTGGILQSFLMSPVELIKVSQQVRGTPLRDAGGAVLTHWAQPAAWRGLYATLLRDGIPHGVWFATYEVAKDGLEETLGKDSVSVPLASGALAATAAWAVGYPADLIKTRIQAAGPTENHGIVETARAIMNEGNAGVAGLYRGFGLKLVRSIPASMIGFTVYEFVKKQVQDRW